In Spirochaetota bacterium, the sequence ATACAAAAAAACAAATTGTCAACAAAAATTAAGGGCAGTGCTAACCACTGCCCTTATACCATCGTATCTAGTATATTATACTTTACATCTTCTGCACAAGCATCATTATTTTATTGGGATATGTTTCCTTAATTTCTATTTTAAACCCTATACTATTTGCTTTACCTACAAGTTCATCAGCTAAATCTGTTGTTTTACCTGCAAATTCAACATCAATTTTGGACTGCTTACCAGCCTGCCCTCTCACATACACTTTTTGAATTCCTCGTATCCTGTTCTGCAAGATATCCCTGAACTTTGTTAGGCCATTGTAATCCAATCCAACAATGTTTAGCGTTATCATTCTGTGAGTTGCTGCAAGCAAAAACTTTTTGGTTATCTGATTCATAAAAGGCCCGGATTTAAACTTTCCCGTTTCCTCGTCAGTATTGCCTAAAATCTTCACCAGAGCACGCTGGATAGCAATCTTGGAAGCAGTTGCATCGTCAATATGAGCACCTGGCATATTAACACTTGTTGAAGCCAGAATGCTGCCAGTATACACATCAATTGCTTTTAAATTGAGGATTGCCTGTTTTGATTTCATATTAGCCGAATACTGTTTTAGTACTGCTGACTGATCTGATGTCTTTACATCACCAACAATTATACATTCGGCTCCAACATCATCCAGCAATAATTCCTGTACATTCCCTCCAACCTGGCCCTGCATAGCCTGCATCATCTTTGCTCTGTCTTTTTTAATAAGTTGCTGCACAGTTGCTGCATCAACAAATTCAAAACCGGCATTCTGCATAATTTCCATCATCGTAAGTTCTGTTACGGTAAAACCAGGTTCATTTTGCTGCCCTTCAAATGTTTCACGCACCAAAATCATGAATTTGGGGCGGCCATAATTTTTTAATGTTGCTTCAATAGTATCATTGACTGCCTGTGGGTATACTTCGCCATATATTCTTACAGTATAAGCACCTTCCTGTGACCCTTCTTTAATAACCCTCCAGTTGCGCACCATGCCGGTTGATTTTGCTTCAACAATTGATTCTACAAGTGCAAAATCCTCAACTAAAGCACGGCCTTCAATAGTTGTCCCCAATTTCATTTTAACAAGCTTATTCATGGCATCATCAATTGCCCTGTCCCGTGCAAGGGCAATATCATTATCAAAAATCGCAGCAAATCCATCTGCTTCACCACACATTTCACATTCAGCTTTTGATGGCTTCTGCTGTGGTTTGGAACCACCACAAGCAACAAAAGAAATAATTACTACAAGCGTAATTAGGAAAACATATCGTTTCATAGTTGAACCTCGTATTTTGTAATAATATATTATATATAGATATTTGTATAGAAGATACAATACAATATTTCAATGAGCAAGTCAAACTATTTTTACTATATCATCACACATATAATAATTGAAATCACAGATTGCTTATCAGTTGTGGTGTTGTTACTATTTTATTTAAAATAGTGTTGACAAGGACTTCAACTGTTAAAGTATTGTTGTAAAATGTATATGTGCAATTATTTTCAAGGGTAAGGAGGGTTATTCATGAGCCTTTCAAGTTTATACGACCTGCCTGTCGACCAGATAACCAGGGAATCTTACTTTAACGTTGGTGGCATGCATGGTTTCATGAGATGGGGTGTTTATATCTTTTTAGTTATTGCAGGTGTATATATTCTGTATAGTTTAATTCAAAGAGTGAGAATCTGGAGAAAGGGTAAACCAGAACTGAGAACCGATTTTCACGAAAAAAGAATTATAGCGCTCATTAAATATGTATTTCTTCAGAAAAAAGTACTCAGGGAAAGCTATGCAGGTATAATGCATGCTTGCCTTTTCTATGGTTTTGTTGGATTATTCATTGTAACGCTCATCTTGCTAGTTCAAGAAGACGTGACCGAGCTTTTCTTCCATTTCAAATTCTTGGTGGGTGACACTTATCTACTTTGGTCACTTGCAGGAGATGTATTTGGCGTTGCAGTTATTGTTGGACTGGTAATGGCATTCTGGCGCCGGTACAAGGTCAAGCCAAGTCGTCTTGATACCAAGCCAATTGACACCTTTGCGCTGGTACTCATTGCTTTTATTATCCTCACTGGGTTTATGAATGAAGCTCTGAGAATTGCAATTACTGGTTTTCCCAAATTTGAAGTATGGTCACCAGTAGGGTATACTCTGGCTCATCTATTTGGCTGGCTCAGCATACCCACTCTTGAAGTAACTCACTATATCAACTGGTGGCTTCACATGATAGGAGCTTTTACATTTATCGGGCTCATAGCAACTGATAAATTAGGCCATGTGCTTATTACCATGCTTAATGTATACTTCCAGAATCTTGACAATGAAAACCCAAAAACAAAGTTTGCAATGCCGGTTATTAGCCCACAGGAGTTTGAAACGGCTGAATCATTTGGAGTAGGGACAGTTGAACATTTTACCTGGAAACAACTCATGGATGGTGATGCATGCACTCGTTGCGGCCGATGTCAGGATAATTGCCCTGCATATCTTACTGAAAAGCCTCTATCGCCCAAGAAGATAATAAATGATGTTAAAGCTGCAATGGATGACCGCATTCCAAAACTTCTTGTAGCTCAAGACCCTGCTCAAGTCCAGTCCAAAGCATTAATTGGGGAATATGTACAAGAAGATGAGATATGGTCATGTACAAACTGTGCTGCATGTATGGAAAACTGCCCTGTTCAGATAGAGCACGTGCCAAAAATAAATGACATGCGCCGTTATCAGGTACTCATGGAAGGCAAAATGGCACCTGAACTACAGACTTCATTTAGCAACATGGAAAATAACTCCAATCCTTACGGCTTTGCATTTGCAGCCCGTGGTGACTGGGTCACTGAAGATTTAGGAGTTAAAACATTAGCTGAAGATCCCGATGTTGATTTCCTCTACTATGTGGGTTGCGCCGCATCATACGACAAGCGTAACCAAAAAGTGGCGATAGCTCTATGTAAAATACTTAAGGCTGCAGGATACAAAGTTGGCATCCTTGGTGCAGAAGAAGCCTGTTGTGGTGACTCTGCAATGCGTGCAGGGAATGAATACTTATTCCACTCACTGGCTACCCAGAATCTTGAAACATTCAAAAACTACGGCGTGAAGAAGATAATTACGACATGTCCACACGGATACAACATGCTTAAGAAAGAATATCCAAAGTTTGCTAAAGTTGGTGTTGATTCAAGTGGTAATCCATTAGAAGCAAATTACGAAGTGTATCATCACACTGAGGTAATCATGGATCTTATCAAATTAGGGAAGATACGTTTAACAAAGCCTCTTAATGAAACTATTACATACCATGATTCCTGCTTCCTTGGAAGATACAATGATATCTATGATCAACCGCGAAATATAATAAAAGCAATACCAGGTACCAACTTTGTTGAAATGAGCAGAAACCATGAACGCAGCTTCTGCTGTGGTGCTGGTGGCGCACGCATGTGGATTGAGGAGCATTTAGGTACTCGTATAAATCAATTCAGAACAAAAGATGCCCATGCAACCGGTGCAACCAAAATTGGTACCGCCTGCCCATTCTGTTTGACCATGCTTTCTGACGGTGCAAATGAACTTGATATTCAGAATCTTCAAACATTTGACCTGGCAGAATATGTCTGGGAATCAATGGAAAAATAAATTTGATAGTACGTTTTAAAAAGGCGTCGCTAAAAAGCGGCGCCTTTTTTATTTAATCTATCCTTTTAAACGACTGCGGATATTGGTAGGTTAAATCAATATATACCTGTTTGCCAGCATTCCAGATATCAATATGCTTTTGCATGACATCTCCTATCTCTTTGGCAGGAACTCCCCCATATATTTTATATCCAGGTATTTTCTGCTTGCTGACCACAAGAGCATGTTCGGCAATGATAGCCCACTCGCCTATCTCTGCATTATCACTTAAAGTTGAATGCATTCCTATGACTGCATTGTCCATTATTGTTGAACCATGGATCATGACCATATGACCAACAGTAACGCGATTTCCAATCTGGACAAGCTGCATGGGTCTTGCGTGAATCATGCATATTTCTTCTATTGCTGTTTCATCACCTATTATTATTGTGCCATAGTCCCCACGAATAACAGCACCAAATCCAATGTAGCACCGTTTTCCTATCCGCACATCTCCAATAATTTCTGCCGACGGTGCAATCCATGAGCCTTCCCCAATTGTTGGCTTCCTGCCATTAATCTCATACAATGGCATGCATTCCTCCTTAAAACATTATATTGTTTACTGCCCAAGAATACTTACTGGTTTAGGAATAAATGTAAGTATAAAAATTACCATACATATATAGCCTATAACACGCTCACAATTGTTCAAAGGTATACCATCAGGGATATAGGGATGCCCTACCATGAGTAATGTTAGAGTAAGAATTATCCATACTACCCAACCAGGCCATAGAATCGCCAAAAAAAATAATAATATAAAAAAAATCCAGCCTGCATATCGTTGTTTTTCACCAAACAATGCATAAATGATATGGCTTCCATCAAGCTGTCCAATGGGCATAAGATTTAAATTAGTAACAAGAAAACCAATCCATCCTGCCCATGCAAGTGGTGATAGATGTACATCATTGCCGGGTGGGATTGTCCCGTGAATTATTTTTGTAAGGATATAATAAAGCATGGAATCCCCAAATACTGGGATAATATCATTTGCAGCTGGTTGCGGTAACGGCAAAACTTTTGACTGATACAGACCAATTATTGTTACAATGCAGCTAATTATAAAACCTGAAAGTGGCCCCATTGCACCAATATACAGTAATGCACGTTTGTCAGGTATCGGCGACTTAATACGTATCACCGCACCCATTGTACCAATTATAGAAGGAAATGGAATAAAATAGGGTGGTGTTGCAACCACATTAAAATGGCGTGCAGCAAAGTAATGTCCCATTTCGTGAGCAAGTAAAATACCTAATAACGAAACTGAGAAAGGCAAACCGTTAATAATTATATCAATCAGTGAATCACCACCACTTGAGCCAGCAATAGATGTTGTTATAAACGTAGTAACAAAAAGAGTAATGATAACACCCCACTTTGGAGTGTAGTCGGGATCATAGCGTGGAACCACAATTCTGCGTTCCATATTCAGTGCTTCAAAATAGCGCACCAGTAACACTCTAATTTTTTTAGATAGTGGCAACTTTTCTTCCATAGTTATTTACTCAACACCACAAGTGCATCAATTACCACAGGTTTTGAATCACTGATAATAATTGGATTGCAATCTATCTCCGATATTTCTGGATGCAATAAAGGAATAGTACTTAGAATCTGTAACAATCGTGCTAAAGCAGGTATATCTACTTCTTTTTCATTCCTGAATTTTCCAAGAAGCACTTTTGCTTTTATATCGCCAATCATCTCCATGGCATCACGTGTTGTAAGCGGTGCAACTCTGAAGGTAACATCTTTCAATGCTTCTGTGAAAATACCACCCAAACCAAAAAGTATAGCCTTCCCAAATCCTTCCTGACTTATAGCTCCTGCCATAAACTCACGTTTCCCCTCTACTAAAGGGTATACAATAACAGGTGTGGCAAATCCTGCCCGCTTTTGAATTTCTGCAAAGGCAATCTGTGCCTCCTTGCTATCTTTAACAGGAAGTATCACAAGCCCTTTTTCGGTCTTGTGCATAATATCAGGGTGACATGCTTTCATTACTACTGGGAAACGTAAAGAAGTTATAACTGAATGTAATTCATCCTCATTTTTAATTAGTTTTTCATCAGGAATTGGAATGCCATACAGTGATAACAACATTTTTGCTTCATGTTCATCAAGCGCTTTCTGCTTGTTCTTTAATGCTTTTGTGATGATTGTAACAGCTTCTTGATTCACTGCAGGCAACAAAGCCTTTTCATAAGGAAGCCGCTCTGTTACTTCTTTATACCGTAAAAGCACTGCTAATGCTTTTGCAGCTTTTTCCGGTGAATCACATACCGCAATTCCTTTTTCCTGCATTGCAACAGTAAAATCATCTTGATAATCAAAAAAAGATGACATAACAACCGGTATTCCATATTTATAGGGAATAGTGCCAGGTGTTTCAAGATCACTGGGAAGTAATCCTAAAATCTCATCAGGTTTATTGAGATTCAAAACTTCCTTTATGTGAGGGAATATGCATTCAACAAACCCTTTTCTGAAAGCTCCATGGATGCACAGTGCATCAACTTCTCCACTCTGAATAGCCAGTTCAGGTATTTTT encodes:
- a CDS encoding heterodisulfide reductase-related iron-sulfur binding cluster, which encodes MSLSSLYDLPVDQITRESYFNVGGMHGFMRWGVYIFLVIAGVYILYSLIQRVRIWRKGKPELRTDFHEKRIIALIKYVFLQKKVLRESYAGIMHACLFYGFVGLFIVTLILLVQEDVTELFFHFKFLVGDTYLLWSLAGDVFGVAVIVGLVMAFWRRYKVKPSRLDTKPIDTFALVLIAFIILTGFMNEALRIAITGFPKFEVWSPVGYTLAHLFGWLSIPTLEVTHYINWWLHMIGAFTFIGLIATDKLGHVLITMLNVYFQNLDNENPKTKFAMPVISPQEFETAESFGVGTVEHFTWKQLMDGDACTRCGRCQDNCPAYLTEKPLSPKKIINDVKAAMDDRIPKLLVAQDPAQVQSKALIGEYVQEDEIWSCTNCAACMENCPVQIEHVPKINDMRRYQVLMEGKMAPELQTSFSNMENNSNPYGFAFAARGDWVTEDLGVKTLAEDPDVDFLYYVGCAASYDKRNQKVAIALCKILKAAGYKVGILGAEEACCGDSAMRAGNEYLFHSLATQNLETFKNYGVKKIITTCPHGYNMLKKEYPKFAKVGVDSSGNPLEANYEVYHHTEVIMDLIKLGKIRLTKPLNETITYHDSCFLGRYNDIYDQPRNIIKAIPGTNFVEMSRNHERSFCCGAGGARMWIEEHLGTRINQFRTKDAHATGATKIGTACPFCLTMLSDGANELDIQNLQTFDLAEYVWESMEK
- a CDS encoding gamma carbonic anhydrase family protein, yielding MPLYEINGRKPTIGEGSWIAPSAEIIGDVRIGKRCYIGFGAVIRGDYGTIIIGDETAIEEICMIHARPMQLVQIGNRVTVGHMVMIHGSTIMDNAVIGMHSTLSDNAEIGEWAIIAEHALVVSKQKIPGYKIYGGVPAKEIGDVMQKHIDIWNAGKQVYIDLTYQYPQSFKRID
- a CDS encoding site-2 protease family protein, whose protein sequence is MEEKLPLSKKIRVLLVRYFEALNMERRIVVPRYDPDYTPKWGVIITLFVTTFITTSIAGSSGGDSLIDIIINGLPFSVSLLGILLAHEMGHYFAARHFNVVATPPYFIPFPSIIGTMGAVIRIKSPIPDKRALLYIGAMGPLSGFIISCIVTIIGLYQSKVLPLPQPAANDIIPVFGDSMLYYILTKIIHGTIPPGNDVHLSPLAWAGWIGFLVTNLNLMPIGQLDGSHIIYALFGEKQRYAGWIFFILLFFLAILWPGWVVWIILTLTLLMVGHPYIPDGIPLNNCERVIGYICMVIFILTFIPKPVSILGQ
- a CDS encoding acetate--CoA ligase family protein, which encodes IISAGFKEVGQEGKQLEEKVKAIAQKYGIRFLGPNCMGVINSEIALNTTVMAYTAKPGHLGFASQSGTYITQSIMYLQNHGIRFSKALSVGNEADISIIDALEYLGNDEQTKAISLYIEGIRDVPRFLEVASRITPHKPVIAQYVGGSSAGARAGSSHTGAMAGPDYLYEGLFKQAGIIRVHSVEELYLHGHVLATQPRLKGKRVGIITNSGGPGTSMANTCEKEGFVIPQFSTSLQEKIKPMIPPHAPAGNPVDITFNLDLDVLTIKIPELAIQSGEVDALCIHGAFRKGFVECIFPHIKEVLNLNKPDEILGLLPSDLETPGTIPYKYGIPVVMSSFFDYQDDFTVAMQEKGIAVCDSPEKAAKALAVLLRYKEVTERLPYEKALLPAVNQEAVTIITKALKNKQKALDEHEAKMLLSLYGIPIPDEKLIKNEDELHSVITSLRFPVVMKACHPDIMHKTEKGLVILPVKDSKEAQIAFAEIQKRAGFATPVIVYPLVEGKREFMAGAISQEGFGKAILFGLGGIFTEALKDVTFRVAPLTTRDAMEMIGDIKAKVLLGKFRNEKEVDIPALARLLQILSTIPLLHPEISEIDCNPIIISDSKPVVIDALVVLSK